DNA from Haloferax volcanii DS2:
GCGTTAGCGATTCCGATATGACGCGATTCTCCCAGGCAGTCGAATCGACGCTCGACGAGATCGAGAGCGATGGTGGGTCGATGGGATTGTACGATGCAGACCTCCAACTCGACGTCGTGGTCGGGACCAGCGAGCGGACATTCGACGTCCGGGTAACCCCGTTCCAGAGTCGAGCGAGTAAGCAGGTCGTCGTTGTCGCTCGAGACGTGACCGAAGAAAGCGAGGTGAAGCGTCAATTGGAACGAGAGCGGGACGCACTCCAGGATCTCCAAGCCGTTATGGCAGAAAGCGATGTCTCGATCGAGTCACGCCTCGAGAATCTCCTTGAAGTCGGTTGTCAGACGCTCGGACTCGAAATCGGCATCATCTCGCGGATTCAGGACAGCGACTACACGGTCGAAGCAGTTCATGCACCAGAGGCTGATATCGAAGCTGACGATCAGTTCGATCTCGAATCGACGTACTGTGCGGAAGTCGTCGGCACGGATTCGGTCTGTTCGTTTGCAGACGCCGTTAGCGCCGGGAAAGAGACGCATCCTGCCTACCGTGACTTCGAGTTAGAATCGTACATCGGCGTACCCCTCATCGTCGATGACACGCGTTACGGAACCGTCAATTTCTCGAGTCCGACGACGCGAGTCGCGCCGTTTGGAACGCTCGAACGAACGTTCGTCGAGCTGGTTGCACAACTCGTTAGTACCGAACTCTCGCGTCGTCGTGACCGTGCCGAACTCGAACGTCAGGGGTTCCTCTTCGACCGCGTTCAGGACGTCGCAAACATCGGTATCTGGGAACTCGTTCCATCGAGCGGCGAACTCACCTGGTCTGATGGGGTCCGCCAGATCCACGGCGTCGACGAAGACTACGAGCCCTCTCTCGACGGCGCAATCGAGTTCTATCACCCCGACGACAGAGAGACGATTACCGAAGCGGTCGACCAGACAATCGAAGACGGGGAACCCTACGACCTCGACCTTCGAATCGTTCGACCCGACGGCGAGGTGCGTGACGTTCGGGCGTGGGGGAAATACGTTGAGGACACACCACGGGGTGACCCAGTACTTCGAGGCGTTTTTCAGGACATCACGGAGCGAGAAGCGGAACGCCGGAAGCATCGAGAACTCGCGGAGGAATACGAGGCGTTGCTCGAAACGTCCGGGGACGCGATATTCTTGCTTGACGTCGATACCGCTGGTGAGAACCCCTCGTTCGAGTTTGCCCGACTCAGCCCCGGATACGAGTTACAGACCGGAATTACGACCGAGGAAGTTCGCGGCAAGTCGCCACGAGAGGTGTTCGGCGACGAGCAGGGTGCTGAACTCGAGACCAAGTACACTCGCTGCGTCGATCAGGGTGCCCCTGTCTCGTATCGCGAGGAACTCGACATCGGTGACGGTGCTCAGTTCTGGGACACCAGCCTCGCACCAGTACTCGTCGACAACGAGATTGTTCGAGTCGTGGGCATCGCTCGAAACGTCACCGAGCAGGTCGAACGAGAGCGCGAACTCGAGGCGACGAACGAGCGACTGGAATCGCTCATCGGGGCCACGCCACTCACCGTCATGGAAATCGACACCGATGGCAACGTCATCCGTTGGAACGACGAGGCCGAGAATATGTTCGGCTGGTCGCGAGACGAAGTGCTTGGTGAGTTCAACCCGATTGTTCCGGACGAGCAGCAAGAAGAGTTTGCCTCACACAAGCAGCGCGCCTTGAGTGGCGAGCGGATTCGGGCGAAGGAGATACAGCGGGAGACAAAAGACGGAGACGAACTGGACCTGCTCTTGTCGGTCGCGCCGATAACGGGCTCCGACGGGGAAGTCACGAGCGTCCTTGCCGTCTTGGAGGACATCACCGAACAGAAACGGTTGGAAGCTCGCCTCCGCTCGCTTCAGGACACCGCACAGCAGCTGAGCGGCGCTGAATCAAGCGACGAGATCGGAGCGATTGCCGTCGATGCCGCGGCTGAGATACTCGACCTCGGTGTTACCGGAATCTGGGAATACAACGAGCGAGAGAACGCGCTCGTCCCGATCACGGAAACGCCTGCAGCACGAGATCTGCTTGGCGAGTCTCCCCGATTCACTCCTGGAGACAGCCTTGCTTGGGACGCGTTTGAGTCCGGAGAAACTCAGGTATATGATGATGTCCAGGCCGAGGGGCAACCCCACAATTCGAACACAGAGATACGGAGCGAAATTCTCGTCCCACTGGGTGAGTCTGGACTCATGTCGACAGGGTCAGTTTCCACGAAGGTCTTTTCTGATACGGACGTCGACCTGTTCCGGATTCTCGGTGCGACTGTCGAGGCAGCACTCGCACGAGCGAACAGGGAAGAGGAACTACGCCGACAGAACGAGCGACTCGACCAGTTCGCGAGCGTCGTTGCCCACGACCTTCGGAACCCGCTCTCTGTCGCAATGGGGTTCCTCGAAATCGCGGAGGAGACCGGGAACGCGGAGCACTTTGAAAAAGTAGAATCCGCACACGACCGAATTGAACGACTCATCGAGGACCTCCTGACGCTGGCACGTGGGGAGACGAAGATCGAGAATGCAGGAGAGATCGACCTCGAGAGTATTACGACAGAAGCATGGGGATATGTAGACACTGAGGAGGCAACGCTTACAGTTGCAGATGGAGTTCCGGAAGTTACCGGCGACGCAGGGCGGTTGACTCAGTTCTTCGAGAATCTCTTCCGGAACGCAGTCGAGCACGGGGGTGCTGATGTCACGGTGACCGTGGGTGGACTGGACGGAGACGATGGATTCTACGTTGAGGATACCGGCAGCGGGATTCCCCAGGAGCAGCAAGACGACGTGTTCAAACACGGCGTCACGTCCAGCGAGGGGGGAACCGGGTTCGGCCTCTCGATTGTGGCCGACATCGCGAAGGCGCACGGTTGGACAGTTTCGGTGACAGACGGAAGCAATGGCGGGGCACGGTTCGAGTTCAAGCGGTCGAAATAGTACCCGTTGTCAGTGAGCAAACCGTGCCTGCGGCCTATGCATTGAGAGAACCAGTCTCAACTTATCACATTCTTGGCGCACTTATAAGCCTACAAACGAGACTGTCTGATTTCCGAATGGGTAGGCCAAATCAGGGTGCGAAAACCGGGTGAAGTCGATTCAGCGACCGGACACGAGTCTACTGGTCAACAGATGTCGAGAAAACGAGTGAAAATCGACAGAGCAGCCGCTACCGAACTCTCAAACCGGAATGAGAAAAGCGTTACCCGAACTCACGCAGGAAGTCCCCTAACGCTCGCACGAAGGTCTTCGCCGTGATTACAGGCGGCGACCGAATCGGCTCGTCGAGCGCGACCTTGATCAGATAGTCCGTGAGCCGCCACAGGTTGTAGATCAACGTCGACAGCGCAAAGTTACAGAATCGAAGCCGATAGTCCGTCGACGACGTCTTCGGCATGAAGCTCTTGATCGACTTGTACTGGTTCTCGATGTCCCAGCGCCGACTGTACCCGTTCACGACACTTCGAATCTTCTCAGGTTCCACGCGGTCCTGATTCGTCACGAACACCGCGTACTTCCCCTCAGCATCGTCGCTCGTACTCGGCGCGTAGAGGAACTCCGCTTCGTGGTGAACCTCGCCATCGATTCCCAATGGTACGTCGTGCTTGACAGCTGCGTCTGCCGTCGGATGCTCCTGA
Protein-coding regions in this window:
- a CDS encoding PAS domain-containing protein produces the protein MFGTTDELDEPIRVLYVNSDPAFAELVQTKLQQTSPEIDCVSADGIDEALHRLASDRVDCIVTAYSLGDSDGIGLTESIRQENDEIPILLFTGKGSEYIASEATRAGVSDYIPVRSERDNFTLLAARIRTLTTAARKRTEAEQTKRRFRRTLERATDAIYAVDSDWRIEYMNEKMAERVDRDPDSVVGETIWEEFPSVVGTELEDTYRTAMETGEPVSFEQYLEEPLDYWVEVRAFPDDDGLTVFSREITTERERELKLERSNAVLENIHDIVFVLNEQGDIDSANTAAKRLLAGDPSAQLTGQQLETVVGDRVSDSDMTRFSQAVESTLDEIESDGGSMGLYDADLQLDVVVGTSERTFDVRVTPFQSRASKQVVVVARDVTEESEVKRQLERERDALQDLQAVMAESDVSIESRLENLLEVGCQTLGLEIGIISRIQDSDYTVEAVHAPEADIEADDQFDLESTYCAEVVGTDSVCSFADAVSAGKETHPAYRDFELESYIGVPLIVDDTRYGTVNFSSPTTRVAPFGTLERTFVELVAQLVSTELSRRRDRAELERQGFLFDRVQDVANIGIWELVPSSGELTWSDGVRQIHGVDEDYEPSLDGAIEFYHPDDRETITEAVDQTIEDGEPYDLDLRIVRPDGEVRDVRAWGKYVEDTPRGDPVLRGVFQDITEREAERRKHRELAEEYEALLETSGDAIFLLDVDTAGENPSFEFARLSPGYELQTGITTEEVRGKSPREVFGDEQGAELETKYTRCVDQGAPVSYREELDIGDGAQFWDTSLAPVLVDNEIVRVVGIARNVTEQVERERELEATNERLESLIGATPLTVMEIDTDGNVIRWNDEAENMFGWSRDEVLGEFNPIVPDEQQEEFASHKQRALSGERIRAKEIQRETKDGDELDLLLSVAPITGSDGEVTSVLAVLEDITEQKRLEARLRSLQDTAQQLSGAESSDEIGAIAVDAAAEILDLGVTGIWEYNERENALVPITETPAARDLLGESPRFTPGDSLAWDAFESGETQVYDDVQAEGQPHNSNTEIRSEILVPLGESGLMSTGSVSTKVFSDTDVDLFRILGATVEAALARANREEELRRQNERLDQFASVVAHDLRNPLSVAMGFLEIAEETGNAEHFEKVESAHDRIERLIEDLLTLARGETKIENAGEIDLESITTEAWGYVDTEEATLTVADGVPEVTGDAGRLTQFFENLFRNAVEHGGADVTVTVGGLDGDDGFYVEDTGSGIPQEQQDDVFKHGVTSSEGGTGFGLSIVADIAKAHGWTVSVTDGSNGGARFEFKRSK